In Fibrobacter sp. UWH6, one genomic interval encodes:
- a CDS encoding transposase codes for LNTIRLGVSNARIEATNNKIKLLIRTAYGFRNMNNMLSLIMLSCSYVDVKIAYEWESESRGSSSKAA; via the coding sequence CTCAACACAATCAGGCTGGGCGTGTCAAACGCAAGGATCGAGGCGACGAACAACAAGATAAAGCTACTGATACGGACTGCCTATGGCTTCAGGAACATGAACAACATGCTGTCGCTGATAATGTTGAGCTGTTCCTATGTAGATGTAAAGATAGCCTACGAATGGGAATCGGAATCGAGAGGATCATCTAGCAAGGCAGCCTAA